The following proteins are co-located in the Macadamia integrifolia cultivar HAES 741 chromosome 3, SCU_Mint_v3, whole genome shotgun sequence genome:
- the LOC122074194 gene encoding uncharacterized protein LOC122074194 encodes MLLIKDNDKIDNSSRDKNRPKHLLDFVRRSLIPSTTRQAEILTPKKEKEKRRQAEIINGGNKNNNKSCLRFVPPAAAAWARWLCLVGDPPKEVHRAPRIRCATELDKASVKFRKNKNPTSLTKIKFNNDTGVLTIPGIMIDHGTEIILRNLVAYEQFIDDYSKITEYAAFMDGLIDSREDVDLLQKNGIIESMLGDPTEVSRLFKNLLKDVAVPFWDTVPVRIRLEHYYNIRCHKWKASLMRNYFNSPWSFISLVAAITLLAFTFIQTFYAAIAYYH; translated from the coding sequence ATGCTCCTTATCAAGGACAACGACAAAATTGATAACTCCTCCCGTGATAAGAACAGACCAAAGCATTTGCTTGATTTTGTACGACGATCACTCATCCCATCTACAACTCGACAGGCGGAGATActtaccccaaaaaaagaaaaagaaaaaagaagacagGCGGAGATCATCAATGGTggaaataagaataataacaagTCGTGTTTGCGTTTTGTACCACCAGCAGCGGCAGCTTGGGCCCGCTGGTTGTGCCTAGTGGGAGATCCTCCAAAGGAAGTTCATAGGGCACCACGTATCCGGTGTGCGACAGAGCTCGATAAGGCCAGTGTCAAGTTCAGGAAGAACAAAAATCCCACAAGCTTGACGAAGATAAAATTCAACAACGACACGGGAGTTCTGACGATACCAGGTATAATGATTGACCATGGAACAGAGATTATCCTCCGAAACCTCGTCGCCTACGAGCAATTCATTGATGACTATAGTAAAATCACGGAGTATGCAGCCTTCATGGATGGTCTCATCGATTCTCGCGAGGATGTTGATTTGCTACAGAAGAATGGAATTATTGAGTCCATGCTTGGCGACCCAACTGAGGTGTCTCGATTATTTaaaaatcttctcaaagatgTCGCGGTACCTTTTTGGGATACTGTCCCTGTCCGCATTAGACTGGAGCACTACTATAATATACGATGTCATAAATGGAAGGCAAGCCTGATGCGTAACTATTTCAATTCTCCATGGTCATTCATATCACTCGTTGCTGCCATAACTCTCCTCGCCTTCACTTTCATACAGACCTTTTATGCTGCCATAGCTTATTATCATTAG